The Grimontia kaedaensis genome has a window encoding:
- a CDS encoding thiol-disulfide oxidoreductase DCC family protein → MTFTLFYDGSCPLCVAEMNQLRALNHAENLKFEDILAPDFKALFPDIDPTEASNILHGKLSDGTLLLGLDVTHKAWSLVGKKRWIGLLRLPVIRWFADKAYLFFARNRYKISFLFTGRSKCEPCQNGVCAIADTKPSDDER, encoded by the coding sequence ATGACCTTCACCCTTTTTTACGACGGTAGCTGCCCACTTTGCGTGGCTGAAATGAACCAGTTGCGGGCGCTTAACCACGCGGAAAATCTGAAGTTTGAGGATATACTCGCACCGGATTTCAAAGCCCTCTTTCCCGATATCGACCCAACAGAAGCCAGCAACATTCTGCATGGAAAATTGAGCGATGGTACTTTGCTGCTAGGGCTAGATGTCACTCACAAAGCCTGGTCTCTCGTTGGGAAAAAGCGCTGGATTGGTTTACTCCGATTGCCAGTTATTCGCTGGTTTGCAGATAAAGCCTATCTTTTCTTTGCCAGAAACCGCTACAAAATCTCTTTCCTCTTCACTGGCCGTTCAAAATGTGAGCCTTGCCAGAATGGTGTATGCGCAATTGCAGACACAAAACCATCAGACGATGAAAGGTGA